The following are from one region of the Paraglaciecola sp. L1A13 genome:
- a CDS encoding hydroxymethylglutaryl-CoA lyase, translated as MNRNLPKYVKIVEVGPRDGLQNEKQNIDLATKVTLVEELAKAGLTMIETGSFVSPKWVPQMADSSQVFCAIDRKKGVTYSALTPNLKGFEAAMLASADEVAIFGSASETFSQKNINCSIGESLERFEPVIVAAKAQGIKVRGYVSCVLGCPYEGDIPPESVARVAKTLLDMGCYEISLGDTIGVGTPIATESMLTAVLEIIPKSAIAVHFHDTYGQALANILVALQLGINTVDSAVAGLGGCPYAKGASGNVATEDVVYMLNGMGISSGIDLTLLAQAGRHVCAKLGINSTSKVANILAQND; from the coding sequence GTGAACCGCAATTTACCTAAATATGTCAAAATTGTTGAAGTCGGTCCAAGGGACGGGCTGCAAAATGAGAAGCAAAATATCGATTTGGCGACCAAAGTAACCTTAGTCGAAGAACTGGCGAAAGCGGGCTTAACGATGATTGAAACGGGCAGTTTCGTATCACCCAAATGGGTACCCCAAATGGCGGATTCATCACAGGTATTCTGTGCTATTGATCGCAAAAAAGGGGTGACGTACAGTGCATTAACGCCTAATTTAAAAGGTTTTGAGGCCGCAATGCTGGCCAGTGCCGATGAAGTCGCTATTTTTGGCTCAGCATCTGAAACCTTTTCTCAGAAGAATATAAATTGTTCTATTGGCGAAAGCCTCGAGCGTTTTGAGCCTGTTATAGTTGCAGCTAAAGCACAGGGTATAAAAGTTAGAGGCTATGTTTCTTGTGTCTTAGGTTGCCCATATGAAGGGGATATCCCCCCCGAAAGCGTTGCTAGGGTAGCAAAAACCCTTCTCGACATGGGGTGCTACGAGATTTCCTTGGGAGATACTATCGGTGTGGGTACGCCCATCGCAACCGAATCTATGCTTACAGCCGTATTAGAAATCATACCTAAATCAGCAATTGCTGTTCACTTTCACGATACCTATGGCCAAGCATTAGCCAATATTTTAGTTGCCCTGCAACTAGGTATTAATACGGTGGATAGCGCAGTAGCGGGGTTAGGAGGGTGTCCGTACGCAAAAGGCGCATCGGGTAATGTAGCCACCGAAGATGTGGTTTATATGCTAAATGGTATGGGTATTTCAAGTGGAATAGATTTGACTTTGTTAGCACAGGCCGGTCGTCATGTCTGTGCTAAATTGGGCATTAATTCGACTTCAAAGGTTGCCAATATATTAGCCCAAAATGATTAG
- a CDS encoding SRPBCC family protein produces MLKKLGLGIVAFLIFLVVVGWCLPSDFKVVRTIRINAPANIIFDNVKDLRQWQNWGVWFKRDPNMQVAYAGPDAAVGMSSTWQSESQGNGEMEVIAIEEDQRFIYTLTFPDMGMGSTGELTLRDKDGETVVIWHDYGDVGGNPLLHYVAFFMDRMIGEDLQMGLENLKVISEAEFQRL; encoded by the coding sequence ATGTTGAAAAAGTTAGGCTTGGGGATTGTTGCATTTTTGATTTTTTTAGTTGTGGTAGGTTGGTGTTTACCTTCAGATTTTAAGGTTGTACGTACCATTAGAATAAATGCTCCGGCAAATATCATATTCGACAATGTAAAAGATTTACGTCAATGGCAAAATTGGGGCGTGTGGTTCAAGCGCGATCCTAATATGCAAGTGGCATACGCAGGTCCTGATGCAGCTGTAGGGATGAGTTCAACGTGGCAAAGTGAGTCCCAAGGGAATGGAGAAATGGAAGTGATTGCGATCGAAGAAGATCAGCGATTTATTTACACGTTGACCTTTCCCGATATGGGGATGGGTTCAACAGGCGAACTTACGTTGCGTGATAAAGACGGTGAAACTGTTGTTATTTGGCATGATTACGGCGATGTAGGTGGAAATCCGTTGTTGCACTATGTTGCTTTCTTTATGGATCGTATGATTGGCGAAGACTTGCAGATGGGTTTAGAAAATTTGAAAGTTATATCCGAAGCAGAATTTCAGCGATTGTAA
- the glgC gene encoding glucose-1-phosphate adenylyltransferase, with protein MPNPSPRYISNLTRETYALILAGGRGSRLHELTDWRAKPALYFGGKFRIIDFPLSNCINSGIKRIGVVTQYKSHSLIRHLVRGWGHFRKELGESVEILPASQRSSGNWYEGTADAVFQNIDIIRDEIPKYVMILSGDHIYSMDYANILAHHVESGAKMTVSCMPVPIEEAAGAFGVMSVDENYRILGFEEKPEHPTPLPNDPTRCLASMGNYVFDTDFLFEHLKRDSQNEGSERDFGKDIIPSIIKEHAVYAYPFANEDGEVSYWRDVGTLDSFWLANMELVSPKPPLNLYDKKWPIWTYQEQLPPAKFVWEEYNRCGAAIDSVVSGGCIISGATVRKSLCFSNVHVHSFSEIEESVLLPDVEIKRNCKIKKAIIDRGCIVPEGMVIGHNHDEDRARGFRVTAKGVVLVTREMLGLKVGI; from the coding sequence ATGCCCAATCCAAGTCCTCGTTATATTAGCAACCTGACCCGCGAAACCTACGCCTTGATTTTAGCTGGCGGTAGAGGTTCTCGTCTCCACGAATTGACCGACTGGCGGGCTAAGCCTGCTTTGTATTTTGGTGGGAAATTTAGAATCATCGACTTCCCATTATCAAACTGTATAAATTCAGGGATAAAACGTATTGGCGTCGTGACCCAATATAAATCTCACTCTTTGATCCGTCATCTCGTAAGAGGTTGGGGCCACTTCAGAAAAGAATTAGGAGAATCTGTAGAAATTTTACCTGCATCTCAGCGCTCATCAGGTAATTGGTACGAAGGTACGGCCGATGCTGTGTTCCAAAACATCGATATCATTCGTGATGAAATACCTAAATATGTCATGATTTTATCTGGTGACCATATTTACAGTATGGATTATGCGAATATTCTTGCACACCATGTAGAGTCTGGCGCGAAGATGACTGTGAGCTGTATGCCTGTTCCAATCGAAGAAGCAGCAGGTGCATTTGGCGTTATGTCGGTTGATGAAAATTATCGTATTTTAGGTTTTGAAGAAAAACCAGAACACCCTACCCCATTACCTAATGACCCAACGCGCTGTCTTGCATCCATGGGCAATTATGTCTTTGATACTGACTTTCTGTTTGAACACCTGAAACGAGATTCTCAAAATGAAGGGTCTGAGCGTGATTTTGGTAAAGATATTATTCCTTCAATCATAAAAGAGCATGCTGTTTATGCTTATCCGTTTGCCAACGAAGACGGAGAAGTTTCCTACTGGCGAGATGTAGGCACCTTGGATTCTTTTTGGTTAGCGAATATGGAATTAGTATCACCTAAACCACCGCTTAATCTGTATGACAAAAAGTGGCCAATATGGACCTATCAAGAGCAGTTGCCACCAGCAAAATTCGTTTGGGAAGAATATAACCGCTGTGGTGCCGCGATTGACTCTGTTGTCAGTGGTGGTTGTATTATATCTGGCGCGACCGTGCGTAAGAGCTTGTGTTTCTCAAATGTACACGTTCATTCTTTTAGTGAAATAGAAGAGTCTGTTTTGCTACCCGATGTAGAAATTAAGCGTAATTGTAAGATAAAAAAAGCCATTATCGATCGTGGTTGCATCGTGCCAGAAGGCATGGTGATTGGACACAATCATGACGAAGACAGGGCAAGAGGGTTTCGCGTTACCGCCAAAGGTGTTGTTTTAGTAACCAGGGAAATGCTTGGTCTTAAAGTCGGGATCTAA
- a CDS encoding alpha/beta fold hydrolase: MEHNNEVNVHFAHANGFPAGSYRKLFDALNDDYGLCALEKFGHTNRFPISKNWHNQTQELIDYIESTQRQPVYAVGHSFGGVVSYMAACTRPDLFKGLIMLDPPMITGLTRWFFGGIKATSLIDKLTPAGKTANRCRRWGKDQDLVAYFQARTLFKGMDKDCIADYVNSVTEQRDEHLHLNFKPEIEANIFRNVPDDIPRYYGKLVCPALLVTGEHTMVCTERLIRPFIRGNHLEHRVFSGGGHMFPLESPIETAVLINQTIERWRTEQ; the protein is encoded by the coding sequence TTGGAACATAATAACGAAGTGAATGTGCATTTTGCCCATGCGAATGGCTTTCCTGCAGGGAGTTATCGTAAGTTATTTGATGCACTTAACGACGACTATGGCTTATGTGCCCTAGAAAAATTTGGTCACACCAATCGATTCCCTATTTCAAAGAACTGGCATAATCAAACTCAGGAATTGATTGACTATATTGAGTCAACGCAGCGACAACCTGTTTATGCGGTAGGGCATTCGTTTGGTGGGGTCGTCTCATATATGGCGGCATGTACGAGACCTGACTTATTTAAGGGCCTGATTATGCTCGATCCGCCTATGATTACCGGATTAACTCGCTGGTTTTTTGGGGGAATAAAAGCTACGTCCTTAATAGATAAATTAACACCTGCAGGGAAAACCGCTAATCGTTGTCGTCGCTGGGGAAAAGATCAGGATTTAGTTGCGTATTTTCAAGCTAGAACGTTATTTAAAGGCATGGATAAGGACTGTATTGCTGACTATGTAAACAGTGTGACTGAGCAACGAGATGAGCATCTACATTTAAATTTTAAACCGGAGATTGAAGCGAATATATTTCGTAACGTTCCTGATGATATTCCGCGCTACTACGGTAAGCTTGTCTGTCCGGCACTATTGGTAACAGGGGAACATACTATGGTGTGCACAGAGCGTCTTATACGCCCCTTTATTCGCGGTAATCATTTAGAACATAGAGTATTTTCTGGTGGTGGGCATATGTTCCCTCTTGAATCCCCAATTGAAACCGCTGTGTTAATTAATCAGACGATTGAAAGGTGGCGCACAGAACAGTAA
- a CDS encoding acyl-CoA thioesterase II, whose amino-acid sequence MHIDDLIDATNLYINSEEQDRPQLSIPKEWAQGRTAYGGLTGALVYSAIREKVSNDRLLRSFACNFVGPVITEAPYDIEVEVLRQGKNVTQVIGKAIQDGNVCVMVQAAFGVSRDSKIDVPNTDHHSMRAPTKADFLPQIPKITPKFLRHIDLARQAGGLPFTGSKESKIDGWMRFTKPPKVLTDAHLIALIDGWPPTTLQMLNWPAPASTMSWNIEFVYPHYAFSPLEWFAYQVRTRQAADGYAQTEANIWDSKGQLIAISRQTIAVFD is encoded by the coding sequence ATGCATATTGATGACCTTATCGACGCTACAAATCTTTATATTAATAGCGAAGAACAAGACCGACCTCAGCTGAGTATTCCTAAAGAATGGGCTCAGGGACGAACTGCTTACGGCGGACTAACGGGTGCTTTGGTTTACAGTGCTATTCGGGAGAAAGTCAGCAATGACAGATTACTGCGTTCATTTGCCTGTAATTTCGTTGGTCCTGTCATAACCGAAGCGCCTTACGATATCGAAGTGGAGGTTTTGCGCCAAGGTAAAAACGTGACACAGGTAATCGGTAAGGCAATACAGGACGGAAATGTATGCGTTATGGTTCAAGCTGCTTTTGGTGTGTCCCGAGATTCAAAAATCGACGTTCCAAACACTGACCATCATTCTATGCGAGCGCCAACTAAGGCTGATTTTTTACCGCAAATTCCTAAAATAACCCCTAAATTTTTACGCCATATAGATTTAGCTCGCCAAGCAGGTGGACTACCATTTACAGGCAGTAAAGAAAGTAAGATTGATGGGTGGATGCGCTTTACTAAACCACCAAAAGTATTAACTGATGCACATTTGATTGCCCTAATAGATGGTTGGCCACCGACCACATTACAAATGCTTAATTGGCCCGCACCTGCCAGCACAATGAGTTGGAATATAGAGTTTGTTTATCCGCATTATGCATTTTCCCCCCTGGAATGGTTCGCGTATCAAGTACGTACCCGCCAAGCAGCGGATGGCTATGCACAGACGGAAGCCAATATTTGGGATTCAAAAGGACAATTGATAGCTATCAGTCGCCAAACAATAGCAGTATTTGATTAA